The proteins below are encoded in one region of Pseudobacteroides sp.:
- the sigG gene encoding RNA polymerase sporulation sigma factor SigG has product MLINKVEICGVNTSKLPVLSNEQKKVLFERMHKGDTTAREEFIKGNLRLVLSVIQRFNNRGEYVDDLFQVGCIGLIKAIDNFDVSQNVKFSTYAVPMIIGEIRRYLRDNNSIRVSRSLRDIAYRALQVKERMTNNNSKEPTVDQIAMELQIPKEDVVFALDAIQDPISLFESVYHDGGDAIYVMDQVKDEKNQDENWLEEIALKEAMRRLGEREKHILNLRFFEGKTQMEVAEEIGISQAQVSRLEKTALMHMKKYI; this is encoded by the coding sequence ATGCTTATAAATAAAGTAGAGATTTGTGGAGTAAATACGTCTAAATTACCAGTTTTATCTAACGAACAGAAAAAAGTTTTATTTGAAAGAATGCACAAAGGGGACACCACGGCACGAGAGGAATTTATTAAGGGTAATCTTAGGCTAGTTTTAAGCGTAATACAAAGGTTTAATAATAGAGGAGAATATGTTGATGATTTGTTTCAAGTAGGATGCATAGGCCTTATAAAAGCTATAGACAATTTTGATGTTTCTCAGAATGTAAAGTTTTCTACTTATGCTGTACCTATGATCATAGGTGAAATCAGGAGATATCTAAGGGATAACAATTCCATTCGCGTAAGCAGGTCCTTAAGGGATATTGCCTATAGAGCACTGCAGGTAAAGGAAAGGATGACTAACAACAACTCTAAGGAGCCTACAGTGGATCAGATAGCCATGGAGTTGCAAATTCCCAAGGAAGATGTGGTGTTTGCATTAGATGCCATTCAGGATCCTATCTCGCTTTTTGAATCCGTTTACCATGATGGCGGTGATGCAATCTATGTTATGGACCAGGTGAAGGATGAAAAGAATCAGGATGAAAACTGGCTTGAGGAAATAGCTTTGAAGGAAGCGATGAGGAGGCTTGGAGAAAGAGAAAAGCATATCTTGAATCTGAGGTTTTTTGAAGGGAAAACTCAGATGGAGGTTGCTGAAGAAATCGGGATTTCACAGGCACAGGTTTCGAGACTTGAAAAAACAGCCCTGATGCACATGAAAAAATATATTTAA
- a CDS encoding VOC family protein, which yields MRIEHIAVWTADIERLAAFYERYFEGRRNEKYISAHKEFQSYFLVFADGARLEIMTRPQVSTGAIDQETMGYTHIAFSVGSKEKVIELTDMITNDGYRLISLPRTTGDGYFESVVLDPDGNIVEITV from the coding sequence ATGAGAATCGAGCATATAGCTGTTTGGACAGCAGATATTGAAAGGCTTGCAGCCTTCTATGAAAGGTATTTCGAAGGAAGAAGAAATGAAAAATACATAAGTGCTCATAAGGAATTCCAGTCCTATTTCCTGGTATTTGCCGATGGTGCCAGGCTCGAAATTATGACAAGGCCTCAGGTAAGTACTGGGGCCATAGATCAGGAGACGATGGGCTATACACATATTGCATTCTCCGTTGGAAGTAAGGAGAAGGTTATTGAGTTGACCGATATGATTACAAATGATGGATATAGACTTATTTCATTACCAAGGACCACGGGGGATGGTTACTTTGAAAGTGTAGTTCTTGATCCTGACGGAAATATTGTTGAAATTACCGTTTAG
- the nrdR gene encoding transcriptional regulator NrdR → MRCPFCGFIEDKVIDSRPTDENTAIRRRRECSNCTRRFTTYEKVESLPIMVVKKDKTCQIFDRQKLMNGLMRACEKRPVSVEDLEKLVNGIESQVCNSLKREVTSNELGEMVILKLKELDEVAYVRFASVYRQFKDINTFMDELRKIIRDK, encoded by the coding sequence GTGAGGTGCCCGTTTTGCGGCTTTATAGAGGACAAGGTAATTGACTCAAGGCCTACTGATGAAAATACTGCCATCAGGAGAAGGAGGGAGTGTTCCAATTGCACTCGGAGGTTTACAACTTATGAGAAGGTTGAAAGTCTGCCTATTATGGTAGTGAAGAAAGACAAAACCTGTCAGATATTTGACAGGCAAAAGTTAATGAATGGGCTTATGAGGGCCTGTGAAAAAAGACCGGTATCAGTAGAAGATTTGGAAAAGCTTGTTAATGGTATTGAAAGCCAGGTTTGCAATTCTCTAAAGAGGGAAGTAACATCCAATGAATTGGGTGAAATGGTTATTTTAAAACTGAAAGAGCTGGATGAAGTTGCTTATGTACGATTTGCATCGGTTTACAGGCAGTTTAAGGATATAAACACCTTTATGGATGAGCTCAGGAAGATAATCAGAGACAAATAA
- a CDS encoding Flp family type IVb pilin → MMKFYYDYVKTYLNSKKGQGMVEYGLIISLIAVAVIAALVILGPKIANLFNNVSNEM, encoded by the coding sequence ATGATGAAATTTTATTATGATTATGTAAAAACTTATCTAAACAGCAAAAAGGGCCAGGGTATGGTTGAATATGGTCTGATCATCTCCCTTATAGCAGTCGCAGTTATAGCAGCCCTAGTAATACTTGGACCTAAGATAGCAAACCTCTTCAACAATGTTTCAAACGAAATGTAG
- a CDS encoding PAS domain-containing sensor histidine kinase, whose amino-acid sequence MPSKKYVFKNLFKSSSKIVLLYITLSSLWVLFSDSLLKSLKLNYSIMAYISMVKGWLFVAITGVMLYFLIEHSMKKLKFSEEELRKRDEMYRLVINGTTDGLWECNMENSSIYISPTLKEKICAEFNSISDPLDIWKEFVHPDDIDMLLSNIDDYIKRRITKLSCECRIQTKEDGYLWIHLKGQGIWNSHGQILSIIGTHTDITEKKTVEEKLKLASDENLRLLNEVIEYDKLKTEFFTNISHEFRTPLNVILGSVQLIESYKDNKNPDEIKNKLNKNVASIRQNCYRLLKIINNIIDITKIDSGFLELNRQCCNIVDVIERVTLSVAEFIESKSLSLTFDTDTEEKYMVCDINKIERVMLNLLSNATKFNRPGGSIFVRLNDMGDNILISIRDTGIGIPKDKKDQIFERFRQLNTSLTKESEGSGIGLSIVKSLIDMHGGEISVESELGEYTEFIIRLPANAEASCIQAGNEDNKSRKYLYMASVEFSDIYS is encoded by the coding sequence GTGCCATCTAAAAAATATGTTTTCAAAAACTTATTTAAGTCATCCAGTAAAATCGTATTGCTTTACATTACTTTAAGTTCATTATGGGTTTTATTTTCAGATTCTTTGCTGAAATCTCTTAAATTAAATTATTCAATAATGGCATACATATCTATGGTAAAAGGATGGCTTTTTGTTGCCATAACAGGAGTCATGCTATATTTCCTAATTGAACACAGTATGAAAAAATTAAAATTTTCTGAAGAAGAATTGAGAAAAAGAGATGAAATGTACAGGTTAGTTATTAATGGGACTACCGACGGTCTTTGGGAATGTAACATGGAAAATAGCAGCATCTATATTTCACCTACTCTCAAAGAAAAGATTTGTGCTGAGTTTAATAGTATTTCAGACCCTCTGGACATTTGGAAGGAATTCGTTCATCCAGATGATATAGATATGCTTCTAAGTAACATTGATGATTATATAAAAAGAAGAATTACCAAACTTTCTTGCGAATGCCGAATACAAACTAAAGAAGACGGCTATTTATGGATTCACCTGAAAGGGCAGGGTATTTGGAACAGCCATGGCCAAATATTAAGTATTATAGGAACGCATACTGACATAACAGAAAAGAAGACGGTTGAGGAGAAGCTTAAGCTCGCAAGTGATGAAAACCTTAGGTTGTTAAATGAAGTAATAGAATATGACAAGCTCAAAACAGAATTTTTTACTAATATATCTCATGAGTTTCGCACACCTTTAAATGTTATACTGGGATCTGTACAATTAATCGAGTCTTACAAAGACAACAAAAACCCAGATGAAATAAAAAATAAACTAAACAAAAATGTAGCATCAATCAGGCAAAATTGCTATAGACTCCTAAAAATAATAAATAACATTATTGATATAACAAAAATTGATTCGGGGTTTCTTGAATTAAACCGGCAGTGCTGCAATATCGTAGATGTTATAGAGCGAGTTACACTATCTGTTGCTGAGTTTATTGAGAGCAAATCGTTGAGCCTTACTTTTGATACCGATACCGAAGAAAAATATATGGTTTGCGATATAAATAAGATTGAAAGAGTTATGCTCAACTTGCTTTCAAATGCAACTAAATTCAATAGGCCTGGGGGAAGTATATTTGTAAGGCTCAATGATATGGGAGATAACATATTGATTTCAATAAGAGATACAGGGATTGGAATACCAAAAGATAAAAAAGACCAAATATTTGAAAGATTCAGGCAGTTAAATACATCCCTGACCAAGGAGAGCGAGGGGAGTGGTATTGGATTATCAATTGTGAAATCACTTATAGATATGCATGGAGGAGAGATCAGTGTAGAAAGTGAGTTGGGGGAATATACCGAGTTTATAATAAGGCTTCCAGCCAATGCAGAAGCCTCATGCATTCAGGCCGGAAATGAAGACAATAAGTCCAGGAAATACTTATACATGGCCAGTGTTGAGTTTTCTGACATCTATTCATGA
- a CDS encoding phenylacetate--CoA ligase family protein, producing the protein MFLNENVLKKLNETLTQSRKSHFNRNRIPDRKIVSLEDFKSLPFTTKDDIINNSPNGFICVPKKELYQYHDTFSFSGGSSVSWFTKSELIDCAKRINSGGIGFNEDDRVLIRFPYALSTTAHFTHIAAQMKNACVIPTSSKNNITPFTRIVYMMKKLDVTVLATMPIQALLIAETAQMMGYNLKSDFSALRAIYTAGEALTSSKRKLIERMWGVPIYDYFSTAEVGPLMIECEHRKTHPLDENFLFEVLDENLDKEVASGEAGTLAITTLNKKATPLIRYLTGDRAKVTHKECPCGRKVSMEIDGRKRGSVVVEDREFDIWILEEMVSHLPINGMWLSIPFRNGIKFLIEKHIEDDQITDEMIKWLEENYRVPVFIDFVEKGSLNSRYESLKMENEIKYKDSELYMEDMPYYSNSISYAEIFHKKILYRTNILFQKWKV; encoded by the coding sequence ATGTTTTTGAATGAAAATGTTTTAAAAAAACTGAATGAAACACTTACGCAATCCAGAAAGTCACATTTTAATAGGAACAGAATACCTGACAGGAAAATAGTATCGCTAGAAGATTTCAAAAGTCTGCCTTTTACTACAAAAGATGATATAATAAATAATTCTCCAAATGGTTTTATTTGTGTTCCGAAGAAGGAATTATACCAATATCACGATACCTTTAGTTTTTCGGGAGGTTCATCGGTTTCCTGGTTTACAAAAAGCGAGCTTATCGATTGTGCCAAAAGGATAAATTCGGGAGGCATTGGATTTAATGAAGACGACAGAGTGCTCATAAGGTTCCCATATGCACTTTCCACAACAGCACACTTTACGCATATTGCAGCACAGATGAAGAATGCATGTGTTATACCTACCAGCTCCAAAAATAATATAACCCCATTTACAAGAATTGTCTACATGATGAAGAAGCTGGATGTCACAGTGTTGGCGACTATGCCTATTCAAGCGTTGCTCATTGCTGAGACTGCACAGATGATGGGTTATAATCTAAAGTCTGATTTTTCTGCCTTAAGGGCCATTTATACTGCGGGAGAGGCGTTAACTTCCTCAAAGAGAAAGTTGATTGAAAGAATGTGGGGAGTACCTATCTATGATTATTTCAGTACAGCAGAGGTAGGGCCTTTAATGATTGAATGTGAGCATAGAAAAACCCACCCCCTTGATGAAAATTTTTTATTTGAAGTGTTGGATGAGAATCTGGACAAAGAGGTTGCATCAGGAGAGGCAGGAACCCTTGCAATAACAACACTAAACAAGAAGGCTACTCCATTAATCAGATATTTGACAGGTGATAGAGCCAAGGTTACACATAAGGAGTGTCCCTGCGGTCGAAAGGTGTCTATGGAAATAGACGGAAGAAAGAGGGGCAGTGTTGTAGTTGAGGACAGAGAATTTGATATATGGATACTGGAGGAAATGGTTTCTCACTTGCCGATAAACGGCATGTGGCTCTCTATTCCTTTCAGGAACGGCATAAAATTTCTCATCGAAAAGCACATTGAGGATGATCAAATAACCGATGAAATGATAAAATGGCTTGAGGAAAATTATCGCGTCCCTGTATTTATTGATTTTGTCGAAAAAGGATCATTAAACAGCAGGTATGAATCATTAAAAATGGAAAACGAAATCAAATATAAGGACAGCGAGTTATATATGGAAGATATGCCTTATTATAGCAACAGTATAAGCTATGCGGAAATATTCCACAAAAAAATACTATATAGAACCAATATACTTTTCCAAAAGTGGAAGGTGTAA
- the spoIIGA gene encoding sigma-E processing peptidase SpoIIGA, with protein sequence MEIYLDVLFLENLVVNFLILYVTSIFSKVRVSSLRLAVGAAIGASYVVVLIMLPGMKVYGTIIAKLLLSAGIIAVTFTPEKLKTFFKILAMFYVSTFIFAGAAFAFIYFNQSGGFVRNGIVYVFWKNKLTILVLSLIMVGIIVKILIEIIQSRTKEKYLMPIKISFEDNVIELAALVDTGNSLHDPLTNMPVIIVEYLAIKDVLPTDIQDIFKESKENDLDNISRVISNSKWFSRFRLIPFMSIGKDNGILIGFKPDYIEIGKDDDKKGVRDVVVGICNKTLSRNERYRALLNPELV encoded by the coding sequence GTGGAAATTTATTTGGATGTTTTATTTTTGGAAAATTTGGTAGTTAATTTCTTAATACTATATGTAACATCAATCTTTTCAAAAGTAAGGGTATCTAGCTTGAGGCTTGCTGTTGGAGCTGCAATTGGTGCATCATATGTGGTAGTTCTGATTATGCTGCCCGGTATGAAGGTGTATGGAACAATTATTGCGAAGCTGCTTCTGTCGGCCGGAATTATTGCTGTTACATTTACTCCTGAAAAGTTGAAAACTTTTTTTAAGATTCTTGCAATGTTTTATGTCTCTACTTTTATATTTGCAGGAGCTGCATTTGCATTTATTTATTTCAACCAGTCGGGAGGGTTTGTAAGAAACGGGATTGTATATGTATTCTGGAAGAATAAGCTCACTATTCTGGTACTGTCCCTTATTATGGTGGGAATAATTGTAAAGATACTTATTGAAATCATTCAAAGCAGAACCAAGGAAAAGTATCTTATGCCAATAAAAATATCTTTTGAGGACAATGTAATTGAATTGGCAGCTTTAGTCGACACGGGAAATTCACTGCATGATCCCCTGACCAATATGCCTGTCATTATTGTAGAGTACCTGGCTATCAAAGATGTATTGCCAACTGACATTCAGGATATATTTAAGGAATCCAAAGAAAATGATTTGGACAATATATCTAGGGTAATATCCAATTCAAAATGGTTTTCCAGATTCAGACTTATACCGTTCATGTCAATAGGAAAGGATAACGGAATATTGATTGGTTTTAAGCCTGATTATATTGAAATAGGGAAAGACGATGATAAGAAGGGGGTAAGGGATGTGGTTGTAGGCATATGTAACAAAACATTGTCCAGAAACGAGAGATATAGGGCACTTCTTAATCCGGAACTTGTTTAA
- a CDS encoding 6-hydroxymethylpterin diphosphokinase MptE-like protein gives MMNEVLQKNLKLLERHQPSVFKKLELYINNRYVPQNNIIEKIVVAKQDDIIINMLVKIGGEDFILCDHEDPISEAYRWIDKYIDPTNKADIVFGTGFGYHLEVLLTGFKNKKVIIVEPDINLFYHIISIRNLELIIKKSEIFLDEPIESILERINLLLWDTEQGGIQCEPFEVYGFMFESLWDELRSKFIKQAENFNVDFSTKRVFGELWTANSLSNSLKIKEASNFQGLIGRFHGVPGVLVSAGPSLRKNIHLLKEIKNNAVIMAAGSAIRILEEYDITPHFMVGIDASEAEAELHRKVRSKDIYFIYTNQIATGSVESYEGPKFLMNYPVDNFTSEFLKFSNIKSEYILSGPSVANSCGDLLFKMGCNPIIIVGQDLALTGKAVNDNQSIDSNLVLEKDIFGQPIYTNIVFLSMRNWFESYFDKIKDRVELYNATEGGLNIENVNNFRLDELIPIIRSTERDIDGLIANIHRQSRFSYDVDKKLDEFKKGLITEMNKFERLFDEQEGIVDSIAKDIYHPSKNKNLFNKMAKRVSEITDMLIESAYYNILLKNLVDIDFYLIKLEVDRATKEFNDYDKLKQIFTTAMKRQIILVKDKTKNIRSYVKHS, from the coding sequence ATGATGAATGAGGTATTGCAAAAGAATCTCAAGCTTTTGGAAAGACACCAGCCCAGTGTATTTAAAAAACTGGAGCTGTATATCAATAATCGTTATGTGCCGCAAAATAATATAATTGAAAAAATAGTGGTAGCCAAACAGGATGACATTATTATAAATATGCTTGTCAAAATCGGCGGAGAGGATTTTATACTTTGTGACCATGAAGACCCGATAAGTGAGGCCTACAGGTGGATAGACAAGTACATCGACCCTACTAATAAAGCAGACATAGTTTTCGGAACAGGATTCGGCTATCATCTTGAGGTACTGTTGACCGGGTTTAAAAACAAAAAGGTAATAATAGTTGAGCCTGACATAAACTTGTTCTATCACATCATTAGCATAAGAAACCTTGAACTCATAATTAAAAAGTCGGAAATTTTTCTTGATGAACCTATCGAAAGCATTCTGGAAAGAATAAACCTGCTTTTGTGGGATACCGAACAGGGAGGAATTCAGTGTGAGCCCTTTGAAGTTTATGGGTTTATGTTTGAAAGCTTGTGGGATGAGCTAAGAAGTAAATTTATTAAACAAGCGGAAAACTTCAATGTAGATTTTTCTACCAAGAGGGTATTTGGGGAGCTGTGGACAGCCAACAGCTTGTCCAATTCATTAAAAATCAAGGAAGCTTCCAATTTTCAAGGGCTTATCGGTAGGTTTCATGGAGTGCCGGGGGTACTGGTATCAGCAGGACCTTCACTTAGAAAGAACATTCACCTACTTAAGGAAATTAAAAATAATGCCGTAATAATGGCAGCAGGCAGTGCCATTAGAATCTTAGAGGAGTACGACATAACTCCTCATTTTATGGTGGGGATAGATGCAAGTGAGGCTGAGGCTGAGCTGCACAGGAAAGTTAGAAGCAAAGACATTTACTTTATATATACCAATCAGATCGCAACAGGTTCTGTAGAAAGCTATGAAGGACCTAAGTTTCTTATGAATTATCCAGTTGATAATTTTACATCAGAGTTTTTAAAATTTTCCAACATAAAGAGTGAATATATTTTAAGCGGACCGTCAGTAGCCAACTCATGCGGGGATTTGCTTTTTAAGATGGGCTGTAATCCTATTATTATAGTGGGGCAGGACCTTGCACTTACAGGAAAGGCTGTAAATGATAACCAAAGTATTGATTCCAACCTGGTATTGGAGAAAGATATTTTTGGACAGCCTATTTATACAAATATAGTGTTTTTATCAATGAGAAACTGGTTTGAAAGCTATTTTGATAAGATTAAGGACAGGGTTGAGCTATATAATGCTACTGAAGGTGGACTAAACATTGAAAACGTAAACAACTTCAGACTTGACGAATTGATTCCGATTATAAGGTCTACAGAGAGGGATATTGACGGACTTATCGCAAACATACACAGACAGAGCAGGTTTTCTTATGATGTGGATAAAAAGCTTGATGAATTTAAAAAAGGACTTATAACAGAAATGAATAAATTTGAAAGGCTGTTTGATGAGCAGGAAGGTATAGTGGATTCAATAGCTAAAGATATTTATCATCCATCCAAAAATAAAAACCTTTTTAACAAAATGGCTAAAAGGGTCTCAGAAATTACAGATATGCTCATAGAGTCAGCATATTATAATATTCTTTTGAAAAATCTTGTGGATATTGATTTTTATTTGATCAAGCTTGAAGTTGACAGAGCAACAAAAGAATTCAATGACTATGACAAATTAAAACAAATATTTACAACAGCTATGAAACGTCAGATTATACTTGTTAAGGATAAAACCAAAAATATAAGAAGTTATGTAAAACATAGTTAA
- the sigE gene encoding RNA polymerase sporulation sigma factor SigE, which produces MFIGKRIKFILLIKYINILKKFGKYKRSPIHYIGGSDALPPPLSNDEESFLLNKLENSDFGVKTILIERNLRLVVYIARKFENTGIGVEDLISIGTIGLIKAINTFNPSKNIKLATYASRCIENEILMYLRRNNRIKTEISIDEPLNIDWDGNELLLSDILGTENDLIHRSIEDEVDRELLNIAIKKLTNREKKIMELRFGLESGIEKTQKEVADMLGISQSYISRLEKRIISRLKKEISRMM; this is translated from the coding sequence ATGTTTATTGGCAAAAGGATCAAGTTTATACTACTCATAAAGTACATTAATATTCTAAAGAAATTTGGTAAATATAAGAGGTCACCAATACACTATATAGGTGGAAGTGATGCCTTGCCGCCTCCACTTAGCAATGATGAAGAGAGCTTTCTCTTAAACAAACTTGAAAACAGTGATTTTGGCGTAAAGACAATACTTATTGAGAGAAATCTAAGACTGGTGGTGTACATAGCTAGAAAGTTTGAAAATACCGGTATTGGAGTGGAGGACCTTATATCAATAGGTACAATAGGCCTTATAAAGGCCATAAACACCTTTAATCCGTCTAAAAACATCAAGCTTGCTACTTATGCTTCAAGGTGTATTGAAAATGAAATATTAATGTATTTGAGAAGGAATAATAGAATTAAGACTGAAATATCCATAGATGAGCCTCTTAACATAGACTGGGACGGAAATGAGCTGCTTTTATCCGATATTCTAGGTACCGAGAACGATCTTATTCACAGGAGCATAGAAGATGAGGTGGACAGAGAACTCCTGAATATTGCCATTAAGAAACTTACGAACAGAGAAAAGAAAATAATGGAGTTGAGGTTCGGGCTGGAGAGCGGTATAGAAAAAACCCAGAAGGAAGTTGCCGATATGCTGGGCATTTCCCAGTCATATATCTCTAGGCTTGAAAAGAGGATCATAAGCAGGCTTAAAAAGGAGATAAGCAGGATGATGTAG
- a CDS encoding response regulator transcription factor, whose product MIKVVIIDDEEIIREGLRKIIDWTSMNCEIIGEAEDGEDGLELINSLQPDIIITDIRMSSKSGLEMISEIKSIKEDCRIIILTGFRDFEYAQEAIKLGAFRYLLKPSKVDEITQTIKCAIKEIKKVKEKKEHYKLLVKKANEIQSSKKYYLQDFSDTNENNYNIQTGINSDGINQKGNGYETSESSKNSKYLVNRALIYLRENYSKNINLKTLSEELYISTWYLSKLLKKETGSNFIDILNNIRVEEAKKLLGDPKYKIYEIAEVVGFSDVTYFYRLFKKLTGMTPMEYKNSML is encoded by the coding sequence ATGATAAAAGTTGTAATAATTGATGATGAAGAAATAATTCGTGAGGGTCTCCGAAAAATAATAGATTGGACCAGCATGAATTGTGAAATTATCGGGGAAGCTGAAGATGGCGAAGATGGCCTTGAGCTAATTAATTCATTGCAGCCGGACATTATTATTACGGATATAAGGATGTCTTCTAAAAGCGGTTTGGAGATGATTTCTGAGATAAAAAGTATCAAGGAAGATTGCAGAATAATAATACTTACTGGCTTCAGGGATTTTGAGTATGCTCAGGAAGCTATAAAGCTAGGTGCTTTCCGTTACCTGTTAAAACCATCCAAGGTTGACGAAATTACCCAGACAATTAAATGTGCAATAAAAGAGATAAAAAAGGTTAAAGAAAAAAAAGAACATTACAAGCTATTAGTTAAAAAAGCAAATGAAATACAAAGCTCAAAAAAGTATTACCTGCAGGATTTCTCAGATACAAACGAAAATAATTATAATATTCAAACCGGTATCAATTCAGATGGTATTAATCAAAAAGGAAACGGCTATGAAACCAGTGAATCGTCTAAAAATTCAAAATACCTTGTAAATAGAGCCCTTATTTATCTTCGTGAAAATTATTCCAAAAATATAAATTTAAAAACCCTGTCGGAGGAACTTTACATCAGCACTTGGTATTTAAGTAAATTGTTAAAGAAGGAGACAGGCAGCAATTTTATAGACATCCTGAATAACATCCGTGTCGAGGAAGCAAAAAAGCTGCTTGGAGACCCCAAGTATAAAATATATGAAATAGCAGAGGTAGTTGGTTTTTCCGATGTCACCTACTTCTACAGGCTCTTCAAAAAACTTACCGGAATGACTCCGATGGAGTATAAAAACAGTATGTTGTAA